From a single Bryobacter aggregatus MPL3 genomic region:
- a CDS encoding DUF1501 domain-containing protein translates to MLEVNLKRRAFLGRSCAGFGMAALNSLIGQAATLNSKGVVNPLHHAAKAKRVIFLYQAGGPSHLETFDWKPKLAEMDGKGMPESFTKGQQIAQLQGRPLICYGPQHGFKKFGKSGQEMCELFPEIGGVSDEICIIRSMWTEQINHDPAHTIMNTGSIITGRPSMGSWMTYGLGSESEDLPGFVVMMSSGRGGQNQPIAARQWSAGMLPSKFQGVKFNSVGDPVLYVRNPPGVSKDMQKDSIDAVNRLNQRAYTNVEDPEIQTRIAQYEMAFRMQASVPDLMDMSKEPASVLEMYGAKPGDGSFASNCLLARRLAEKGVRFIQLYHRDWDHHGGVKDGIANKAQEVDKASAALIRDLKQRGMLDDTLVVWGGEFGRTPMSQSGTGRDHHIKGFSYFLAGGGVKPGISYGATDDLGYAAVENPVSVHDFHATMLHLLGVNHLRMTVKYQGLDVRLTGVSGEVVKPILL, encoded by the coding sequence ATGCTGGAAGTAAATCTGAAACGGCGGGCATTCCTCGGTCGATCTTGTGCTGGGTTCGGGATGGCCGCACTGAATTCGTTGATTGGGCAGGCAGCCACGCTGAACTCCAAAGGCGTCGTCAATCCGCTGCACCATGCGGCGAAGGCGAAGCGGGTGATCTTCCTCTATCAGGCGGGCGGTCCGTCTCACCTGGAGACCTTCGATTGGAAGCCGAAGCTGGCCGAGATGGACGGCAAGGGCATGCCTGAGAGCTTTACCAAGGGCCAGCAGATTGCCCAGCTTCAGGGGCGTCCGCTCATTTGCTACGGGCCGCAACACGGCTTCAAGAAGTTTGGCAAAAGCGGGCAGGAGATGTGCGAACTGTTTCCTGAGATCGGCGGCGTCTCTGACGAAATCTGCATCATCCGTTCGATGTGGACCGAGCAGATCAACCACGATCCGGCGCACACGATCATGAATACCGGATCGATCATTACCGGGCGGCCCAGTATGGGTTCGTGGATGACTTATGGGCTGGGGTCAGAATCGGAAGATCTGCCCGGCTTTGTCGTGATGATGTCGAGCGGGCGCGGTGGCCAGAATCAGCCGATCGCGGCCCGGCAATGGAGCGCGGGCATGTTGCCCTCGAAGTTCCAGGGCGTGAAGTTCAATTCCGTGGGCGATCCGGTGCTGTATGTCCGCAATCCTCCCGGGGTCTCCAAGGACATGCAGAAGGATTCGATCGATGCGGTCAATCGCCTGAACCAGCGCGCCTACACAAACGTCGAAGACCCGGAGATCCAGACGCGCATCGCGCAGTACGAGATGGCCTTCCGGATGCAAGCAAGCGTGCCCGACCTGATGGATATGTCGAAGGAACCGGCCAGTGTCCTCGAGATGTACGGAGCCAAGCCAGGCGATGGAAGCTTTGCTTCCAACTGCCTGCTCGCGCGCCGACTGGCGGAAAAAGGCGTCCGCTTCATCCAGCTCTATCATCGCGATTGGGACCATCACGGCGGCGTCAAGGACGGCATTGCGAACAAGGCGCAGGAAGTGGACAAAGCGAGCGCCGCGCTCATTCGTGACCTGAAGCAACGCGGGATGCTGGACGACACGCTGGTCGTCTGGGGCGGGGAATTCGGGAGAACGCCGATGTCCCAGAGCGGCACGGGCCGCGATCACCACATCAAGGGCTTTTCGTACTTTCTGGCTGGCGGTGGCGTGAAGCCCGGCATCAGCTACGGAGCGACGGACGACCTGGGCTATGCGGCGGTGGAGAACCCGGTGAGCGTTCACGATTTCCACGCGACGATGCTCCACTTGCTCGGTGTGAATCACTTGCGGATGACCGTGAAGTACCAAGGCCTCGACGTGCGGCTCACCGGTGTCTCCGGCGAGGTGGTGAAGCCGATTCTGCTCTAG